In Euphorbia lathyris chromosome 9, ddEupLath1.1, whole genome shotgun sequence, the following are encoded in one genomic region:
- the LOC136206063 gene encoding uncharacterized protein At5g02240-like, whose protein sequence is MAALTRVPLVFSTHNNACVATSSLTTLRFPESSTSFLTHFSPSSSSLPFLSTSSRFRKGFSRLGLVSASMATTVLVTGAGGRTGSIVYKKLKERSDEYVARGLVRSEESKEKIGGAEDVFVGDIRETDSIIPAIQGIDALIILTSAVPKMKPGFDPSQGRPEFFFDDGAYPEQVDWIGQKNQIDAAKSAGVKQIVLVGSMGGTNLNHPLNSLGNGNILVWKRKAEQYLADSGIAYTIIRAGGLQDKDGGVRELIVGKDDELLLTETRTIARPDVAEVCLQALKFEEAKFKAFDLASKPEGTGTPTKDFKALFSQITTRF, encoded by the exons ATGGCAGCTCTAACACGTGTCCCATTGGTCTTTTCTACTCATAATAACGCTTGTGTGGCTACATCCTCTCTAACCACTCTTAGATTTCCAGAATCTTCTACTTCTTTTCTTACCCATTTTTCTCCATCTTCATCCTCTTTACCATTTCTATCAACTAGCTCCCGTTTCCGGAAGGGCTTTAGCAGACTAGGACTCGTATCAGCTTCGATGGCCACCACCGTCCTTGTCACGGGAGCCGGTGGACGAACTG GTTCAATAGTTTACAAGAAATTAAAGGAGAGATCTGACGAATATGTTGCAAGAGGTTTGGTTAGAAGTGAAGAGAGCAAGGAAAAGATTGGTGGAGCAGAAGATGTGTTTGTTGGGGATATAAGGGAAACTGATAGTATTATTCCTGCTATCCAAGGAATTGATGCTCTCATAATTCTCACAAGTGCAGTGCCAAAGATGAAACCTGGTTTTGACCCTTCTCAAGGGAGACCTGAATTTTTTTTCGACGATGGTGCTTATCCTGAACAG GTTGATTGGATTGGCCAGAAAAATCAAATCGATGCTG CTAAGAGTGCAGGAGTGAAGCAAATTGTACTGGTTGGATCAATGGGTGGAACAAATCTCAATCATCCCCTCAACAGTTTGGGCAATGGGAATATATTG gtATGGAAGAGAAAGGCTGAACAGTATTTGGCTGACTCTGGCATTGCATACACAATAATAAG GGCTGGTGGCCTGCAAGACAAAGATGGAGGTGTTCGAGAGTTAATCGTTGGGAAGGACGATGAGCTTCTTTTGACAGAGACGAGAACCATAGCGAGGCCTGATGTTGCAGAAGTCTGCCTTCAG GCATTGAAATTTGAGGAAGCAAAATTCAAGGCCTTTGATCTCGCCTCAAAGCCAGAGGGAACGGGCACTCCAACCAAAGATTTTAAGGCTCTTTTTTCCCAAATCACCACCCGATTTTGA